In one Notolabrus celidotus isolate fNotCel1 chromosome 1, fNotCel1.pri, whole genome shotgun sequence genomic region, the following are encoded:
- the id1 gene encoding DNA-binding protein inhibitor ID-1 encodes MKVVGSTCALKSKVSGEDMVRCLSEQSLTIAKCKIPLLDEQMTAFLQDMNSCYSKLKELVPTLPTNKKASKVEILQHVIDYIWDLQVELDEPEKSRQLTGAITRTPLTTLNAELASIAVENGCSDDRIMCR; translated from the exons ATGAAGGTTGTCGGATCTACCTGCGCCCTGAAGAGCAAAGTCAGCGGTGAAGACATGGTGCGCTGCCTGTCTGAACAAAGCTTGACCATCGCTAAATGCAAGATTCCGCTGCTGGATGAGCAAATGACCGCCTTCCTACAGGACATGAACAGTTGCTACAGCAAGCTGAAGGAGCTTGTCCCTACCTTGCCTACCAACAAGAAGGCAAGCAAAGTTGAGATCCTGCAGCACGTCATTGACTATATCTGGGACTTGCAGGTCGAGCTGGACGAGCCGGAGAAGAGCCGCCAACTCACGGGCGCCATCACTCGCACGCCGCTGACCACTCTGAATGCAGAGCTCGCCAGCATTGCAGTAGAG AACGGCTGCTCAGACGACAGAATCATGTGCCGCTAA